From a single Cotesia glomerata isolate CgM1 linkage group LG6, MPM_Cglom_v2.3, whole genome shotgun sequence genomic region:
- the LOC123266741 gene encoding uncharacterized protein LOC123266741 has product MTTEKINLIGVPIAKINGRKLPTIKEVLLLFFYHHKVLHLKVNESAKKTANMVQDCWKNLQILTSGLRNTINKILEFFKKWQLLQCNKKRIKSQAQKQKEVSFEQKIQQLFNIAGKNGLRSLNGEFNNFSAQKLLNQPEISDNSSSPETSRKYVEIMETDEIEIDLVNDNNNNEITPSQELLTSSQSTISQISNVSDFETELLSEKKYQK; this is encoded by the exons ATGAcaaccgaaaaaattaatttgattggtGTTCCAATAGCTAAAATTAATGGTCGTAAACTTCCCACTATAAaagaagttttattattatttttttatcatcacaaAGTTCTTCATCTAAAAGTCAATGAAAGTGCAAAAAAAACTGCAAATATGGTTCAAGattgttggaaaaatttacaaattttaacctCCGGGCTTCGAAATACGATTAACAAAATACttgagtttttcaaaaaatggcAATTATTGCAGTGCAAtaagaaaagaataaaatcacaagctcaaaaacaaaaagaagtgagttttgaacaaaaaattcaacagttATTTAATATCGCTGGAAAAAACGGTCTAAGAAGTTTGAATGGAGAGTTCAACAACTTTTCGGCTCAGAAACTATTGAATCAACCAGAAATTTCTGATAACTCCAGTTCACCAGAAACTTCGAGAAAATATGTTGAAATTATGGAAACCGATGAGATAG AAATAGATTTggttaatgataataataataatgaaattacacCTAGTCAAGAGTTACTAACATCGTCGCAGTCAACTATCAgtcaaatttcaaatgtttCCGATTTTGAAACAGAATTGttgtctgaaaaaaaataccaaaaataa
- the LOC123266735 gene encoding uncharacterized protein LOC123266735 isoform X2, translated as MQRGGRPKHNFWEEGGFKSIRQNGKQVASCLRCNKIINNTAEQRLKSHRKTCIWEVENSNIDDSSDGSVVRHLSLKRKNRSGSYEENNNCTTTCNSTTTNTDGVITLSTVKLKKNTPKINSFIDKISETEHSKLDEALSYFFFSKNLPLDLVEDEYFIKFCKTLRSAYQIPSQTELSTCLLDNAHNKFINNQVNMSEKQGILLFCKNIDCTTFLEIIGIIKAGSNTLFIKSWSFKDEKDYSDNYFKMVEESNVIILKKYDLSIYSVVFFVNILTIDNTRDSTLTVTPTCKSTVKWHLTCHLETVDTLTTSIQDDVLDIKVNRLLNKLKDTNVESEIVKRNGDKKSQLKEDVFEHSYYSKLLICLKNLTL; from the exons atgcaacgAGGTGGTCGTccaaaacataatttttgggaAGAAGGAGGATTTAAAAGTATTCGCCAAAACGGCAAACAAGTTGCGTCATGTTTACGGtgtaacaaaattataaacaacACTGCTGAACAGCGATTAAAAAGTCAcag aaaaacGTGTATATGGGAAGTTGAGAATTCTAATATTGATGACAGCAGCGATGGTTCCGTAGTTCGacatttatcattaaaacgTAAAAATCGATCTGGAAGTTATGAAGAGAATAATAATTGTACTACTACTTGTAATAGTACTACTACTAATACTGATGGAGTCATCACATTATCAACCGTCAAATTGAAGAAGAATACgcctaaaataaattcttttatagataaaataagCGAGACTGAGCATTCAAAATTAGACGAAGCTTTAAGTTACTtcttttttagtaaaaatttaccaCTTGATCTAGTTGAggatgaatattttattaaattttgtaaaacatTGCGATCAGCTTACCAAATACCTAGTCAAACTGAGTTATCAACATGTTTACTTGATAATGCtcataacaaatttattaataatcaagtaaaCATGAGTGAGAAACAAGGAATATTattgttttgtaaaaatatcgattgcacaacatttttagagataattgGTATAATAAAAGCTGGAAGCAAcacattgtttattaaatcatGGAGCTTTAAAGATGAAAAGGATTATTCAGATAACTATTTTAAAATGGTTGAGGAATCAAATGtgattatacttaaaaaatatgatttatcaatttatagtGTCGTATtctttgttaatattttaacaattgaTAATACTCGTGATTCTACTTTAACAGTAACACCTACTTGTAAGTCTACTGTTAAATGGCATTTGACATGCCATTTAGAAACTGTGGACACGTTGACTACATCAATCCAGGACGATGTATTGGACATTAAAGTGAAtcgtttgttaaataaattgaaggaTACAAATGTTGAAAGTGAAATAGTGAAAAGAAACGGAGATAAAAAATCTCAACTCAAAGAAGATGTTTTTGAGCATTCCTATTAttctaaattattgatatgtttaaaaaattt aactttataa
- the LOC123266735 gene encoding uncharacterized protein LOC123266735 isoform X1, whose amino-acid sequence MQRGGRPKHNFWEEGGFKSIRQNGKQVASCLRCNKIINNTAEQRLKSHRKTCIWEVENSNIDDSSDGSVVRHLSLKRKNRSGSYEENNNCTTTCNSTTTNTDGVITLSTVKLKKNTPKINSFIDKISETEHSKLDEALSYFFFSKNLPLDLVEDEYFIKFCKTLRSAYQIPSQTELSTCLLDNAHNKFINNQVNMSEKQGILLFCKNIDCTTFLEIIGIIKAGSNTLFIKSWSFKDEKDYSDNYFKMVEESNVIILKKYDLSIYSVVFFVNILTIDNTRDSTLTVTPTCKSTVKWHLTCHLETVDTLTTSIQDDVLDIKVNRLLNKLKDTNVESEIVKRNGDKKSQLKEDVFEHSYYSKLLICLKNLPVIRQIVGDVLEKFDQDLVMTIFDRSFKNNLKESIFIFEFLSKFKSDSNKKNFSIADSTEEWFKLKTLIKNNEYTGIIDYVLKKVITPQALTANFLHPSYKGHVFMKIN is encoded by the exons atgcaacgAGGTGGTCGTccaaaacataatttttgggaAGAAGGAGGATTTAAAAGTATTCGCCAAAACGGCAAACAAGTTGCGTCATGTTTACGGtgtaacaaaattataaacaacACTGCTGAACAGCGATTAAAAAGTCAcag aaaaacGTGTATATGGGAAGTTGAGAATTCTAATATTGATGACAGCAGCGATGGTTCCGTAGTTCGacatttatcattaaaacgTAAAAATCGATCTGGAAGTTATGAAGAGAATAATAATTGTACTACTACTTGTAATAGTACTACTACTAATACTGATGGAGTCATCACATTATCAACCGTCAAATTGAAGAAGAATACgcctaaaataaattcttttatagataaaataagCGAGACTGAGCATTCAAAATTAGACGAAGCTTTAAGTTACTtcttttttagtaaaaatttaccaCTTGATCTAGTTGAggatgaatattttattaaattttgtaaaacatTGCGATCAGCTTACCAAATACCTAGTCAAACTGAGTTATCAACATGTTTACTTGATAATGCtcataacaaatttattaataatcaagtaaaCATGAGTGAGAAACAAGGAATATTattgttttgtaaaaatatcgattgcacaacatttttagagataattgGTATAATAAAAGCTGGAAGCAAcacattgtttattaaatcatGGAGCTTTAAAGATGAAAAGGATTATTCAGATAACTATTTTAAAATGGTTGAGGAATCAAATGtgattatacttaaaaaatatgatttatcaatttatagtGTCGTATtctttgttaatattttaacaattgaTAATACTCGTGATTCTACTTTAACAGTAACACCTACTTGTAAGTCTACTGTTAAATGGCATTTGACATGCCATTTAGAAACTGTGGACACGTTGACTACATCAATCCAGGACGATGTATTGGACATTAAAGTGAAtcgtttgttaaataaattgaaggaTACAAATGTTGAAAGTGAAATAGTGAAAAGAAACGGAGATAAAAAATCTCAACTCAAAGAAGATGTTTTTGAGCATTCCTATTAttctaaattattgatatgtttaaaaaatttaccagtCATACGTCAAATTGTAGGTGATGTGCTGGAGAAATTTGATCAAGATCTGGTTATGACTATATTTGATAgatcattcaaaaataatttgaaagaatcaatttttatttttgaatttctttcaaaatttaaatctgacagcaataaaaaaaatttttctatcgcTGACTCTACTGAAGAATGGTTTAAATTGAaaacattgataaaaaataatgaatatactggaataattgattatgtattgaaaaaagtaattacGCCACAAGCGTTAACGGCTAATTTTCTGCATCCATCCTACAAGGGTCAtgttttcatgaaaattaattaa